A genomic region of Ehrlichia japonica contains the following coding sequences:
- a CDS encoding quinone-dependent dihydroorotate dehydrogenase, giving the protein MLLQQIFTNPLFCIPPEIAHKLVIFALKNNFIPVKKIEIPRSLNIQVFNKLLRTPIGVAAGFDKNAEVIQPLLSAGFGFVEVGTVTKYPQSGNKKPRVHRLISEKAIINSLGFNNKGVDFLINKVNNIKFNHCIFGINIGFNKKSRDPIQDYFDIVKKVYGLSNYITINISSPNTPRLHEFQKKELLSELLIAISQIRRLADYAESVPIMLKISPDISDNKKQDIVDLAIKYKISGLIISNTSSQHNKLLNTNIKIHGGLSGKPLFDLSTQVLSEIYQVSQGKLLLIGCGGVSTGYHAYEKIKAGASLIQLYTAIVYNGLNIANKISLELADLLAADGFPTVRHAIGYNH; this is encoded by the coding sequence GTGTTATTACAACAGATATTCACTAATCCATTATTCTGTATACCACCAGAAATTGCACATAAATTAGTAATTTTTGCATTAAAAAATAACTTTATCCCTGTAAAAAAAATCGAAATCCCAAGATCTCTTAATATACAAGTCTTCAATAAGCTTTTAAGAACCCCCATAGGAGTTGCAGCTGGATTTGATAAAAACGCAGAAGTAATACAACCCTTACTATCCGCTGGTTTTGGATTCGTCGAAGTAGGGACAGTAACAAAATATCCTCAAAGTGGAAATAAAAAACCACGTGTACATAGATTAATCAGTGAAAAAGCAATAATTAATAGTTTAGGATTTAATAATAAAGGAGTAGATTTCTTAATCAACAAAGTAAACAACATTAAGTTTAATCATTGCATATTTGGGATTAATATAGGGTTTAATAAGAAATCCCGTGATCCCATTCAAGACTATTTCGACATAGTGAAGAAGGTATATGGTCTAAGTAATTACATTACAATCAACATATCATCTCCTAACACTCCAAGATTACATGAATTTCAAAAAAAAGAACTTTTATCAGAATTATTGATAGCTATATCTCAAATTCGAAGGCTAGCAGATTATGCAGAATCTGTTCCTATAATGTTAAAAATTTCACCAGATATCAGCGATAATAAAAAACAGGATATTGTAGATCTAGCAATAAAATATAAAATCAGTGGCTTAATAATAAGTAACACTTCATCACAACACAATAAACTACTAAATACAAATATAAAAATACATGGCGGATTAAGTGGAAAACCACTATTTGATCTATCAACACAAGTACTGTCTGAAATATATCAAGTTTCCCAAGGAAAACTCCTACTAATAGGCTGTGGTGGGGTAAGTACTGGATATCATGCATATGAAAAAATAAAAGCAGGTGCATCACTAATACAGTTATACACTGCCATAGTTTATAACGGACTCAATATAGCCAACAAGATAAGTTTAGAATTAGCTGATCTTCTAGCTGCAGATGGATTTCCAACAGTACGCCATGCAATAGGTTATAATCACTAA
- a CDS encoding MotE family protein, translating into MTGVLLHHFYDINDDKVVEFDLLDNVKFVKNSSYFSRDSKQKIKLLPIDDGSISVIDLQDWYYRLLEQEDSLKNKEILLRTVEQHNNEQVLYLEEIQRKLVSLINIDDQNYDEKVHSLVKIYESMPVKLAAEVFGLLDTNSLMLITNYIDKSALSDILLHVDPNMIRKIKELSTDISKQCDCNSDIIKSRG; encoded by the coding sequence ATGACTGGGGTTTTATTACATCATTTTTATGATATTAATGATGATAAAGTTGTAGAGTTCGACTTGTTAGACAATGTTAAATTTGTGAAAAATAGTAGTTATTTTTCTAGAGATTCAAAGCAAAAGATAAAATTGCTTCCAATAGATGATGGGTCTATATCTGTTATAGATTTACAAGATTGGTATTATCGTTTATTGGAACAAGAAGATAGTTTAAAAAATAAAGAGATTTTATTGAGAACTGTTGAGCAACACAATAATGAGCAGGTGTTGTATTTAGAAGAGATACAAAGAAAGTTAGTATCATTAATTAATATTGATGATCAAAATTATGATGAAAAAGTACATAGCTTAGTGAAAATATATGAAAGCATGCCTGTAAAATTGGCTGCTGAAGTATTTGGATTGTTAGATACGAATTCACTCATGTTAATAACTAATTATATTGATAAGAGTGCCTTATCAGATATATTATTACATGTTGATCCAAATATGATTAGAAAGATTAAAGAACTATCTACAGATATATCTAAGCAATGTGATTGTAATAGTGATATTATTAAGAGTAGAGGTTAA
- a CDS encoding Na+/H+ antiporter subunit E, which translates to MKAFFTLFTFWFALSGYFDLFFITLGIVSCITTLVISRMLKNVIPLNDNNIYYTKKQFFPCMLNFLRYFFWIIQQVILSNICIIKKVWNFRSKIDSAIFRVIQTKQTTDLGISIVVNSITLTPGTVSINTIVSSSPYKIRILAINEDSISGAKAIDNKIADI; encoded by the coding sequence GTGAAGGCATTTTTTACATTGTTCACATTTTGGTTTGCCTTATCGGGATACTTTGATTTATTTTTTATAACATTAGGTATTGTAAGTTGTATAACTACATTAGTCATATCAAGAATGTTGAAGAATGTTATACCATTAAATGATAATAACATTTACTATACAAAAAAACAATTCTTTCCTTGTATGCTTAATTTTTTACGTTACTTCTTTTGGATCATACAACAGGTTATACTATCTAACATATGTATAATAAAAAAAGTATGGAATTTTAGGTCAAAAATAGATTCAGCAATTTTTAGAGTCATACAGACCAAACAAACTACTGACTTAGGCATATCAATAGTAGTAAATTCTATCACACTTACCCCTGGTACAGTAAGCATAAATACCATAGTATCTTCTAGCCCATATAAAATAAGAATTCTAGCTATAAATGAAGATTCAATCTCTGGTGCAAAAGCTATCGACAATAAAATTGCAGATATATAA
- a CDS encoding ribonuclease HII, with translation MPDFSIENEISKSINNKNCIIVGVDEVGYGSLAGPVVSAAVFFLKHDNHITYNIKDSKKLTPKKRLEIYNIITPITKWSIGLADIHEIDQYNILNATHIAMQRALSGLNSNIDYVIVDGNKAPDLPWNTKAIIDGDNISVSIAAASIIAKVTRDRLMETLHVQYPQYDWNKNKGYGTKHHLESLYKYGKTIHHRNTFAPVSEITKLYNE, from the coding sequence ATGCCAGATTTTTCTATAGAAAATGAAATATCAAAATCAATAAACAACAAGAATTGCATTATAGTAGGAGTTGATGAAGTAGGATACGGTTCATTGGCCGGTCCTGTAGTATCAGCTGCTGTTTTTTTTCTGAAACACGACAATCATATCACATATAATATCAAGGACTCAAAAAAGCTTACTCCAAAAAAAAGGCTAGAAATTTACAACATAATCACCCCTATAACAAAATGGAGTATAGGACTTGCTGACATACATGAAATTGATCAGTACAACATACTAAATGCCACACATATTGCAATGCAAAGAGCACTTAGCGGGTTAAATTCTAATATAGACTACGTAATAGTAGACGGAAATAAAGCTCCAGATCTACCATGGAATACAAAAGCTATTATAGACGGAGATAATATCAGTGTATCAATTGCTGCAGCATCTATAATTGCAAAAGTTACGAGAGATAGATTAATGGAAACATTGCATGTACAGTACCCACAATATGACTGGAACAAAAATAAAGGATATGGAACTAAACATCACTTAGAATCCTTATATAAATATGGCAAAACTATACACCATAGAAATACATTTGCTCCAGTATCAGAGATTACTAAACTTTATAATGAATAA
- a CDS encoding type III pantothenate kinase — MFVAIDVGNTNIKFAICVNNKIVKKITISSQPRRTADEYFIYLNSTMNQLNIDYQNINNIIISSVVPSITTPIIELSKDYFNTDPIILNNHHADLFNIKINLQNKTLGSDRLASIIAASNLYPNQDLLIIGMGTATVFNLLNNDKCIYGQVIAPGAHILAKSMRQYTALLPEVLVSKQDKVIQNNIYHAMESGIYWGYISMINGMIEKIIKEEEKGLHVIATGGNSHLFFEHKTAINNIEVDLTIRGLIQLHNMLDNKQ; from the coding sequence ATGTTTGTAGCAATAGATGTAGGTAATACAAATATAAAATTCGCAATCTGTGTAAACAATAAAATAGTGAAAAAAATAACTATCTCTTCTCAACCAAGAAGAACAGCTGATGAGTATTTCATCTATTTAAATTCCACAATGAACCAGCTAAATATTGACTATCAGAATATCAATAACATTATTATATCAAGTGTGGTTCCAAGCATAACAACACCAATTATAGAATTAAGCAAAGATTACTTTAATACAGATCCTATAATCTTGAATAATCATCATGCAGACCTTTTTAACATTAAGATAAACCTACAAAACAAAACACTAGGCTCAGACAGATTAGCAAGTATCATCGCAGCAAGTAACTTGTATCCCAATCAAGACTTACTAATAATAGGTATGGGAACTGCAACAGTATTTAATTTATTAAACAATGACAAATGCATATATGGACAAGTCATAGCACCTGGAGCACATATTTTAGCGAAAAGTATGCGACAATATACTGCATTATTACCAGAGGTATTAGTATCAAAACAAGATAAAGTAATACAAAACAACATATACCATGCAATGGAATCAGGAATATATTGGGGATACATTAGCATGATTAATGGAATGATTGAAAAAATAATCAAGGAAGAAGAAAAAGGATTACACGTAATAGCAACAGGAGGAAACTCCCATTTATTTTTTGAACATAAAACTGCTATTAACAATATTGAAGTAGACCTGACCATAAGAGGTCTAATACAATTGCATAATATGCTCGATAACAAACAATAA